A window of Thermofilaceae archaeon contains these coding sequences:
- a CDS encoding MoaD/ThiS family protein: MVEEVEVIVESTRFEPKVVKVRVGETVESVVKSIGLNPVEYVPVLNGQIVPEDEPILAPAKLKLIPVVSGG, from the coding sequence ATCGTCGAATCGACGCGTTTCGAGCCGAAAGTGGTGAAAGTCAGAGTGGGTGAAACAGTGGAGAGTGTCGTTAAATCTATAGGCTTAAACCCGGTCGAGTACGTCCCCGTCCTCAACGGGCAGATCGTACCGGAAGACGAGCCAATCCTCGCACCAGCCAAGCTCAAGCTCATCCCCGTCGTCTCAGGCGGCTGA
- a CDS encoding ABC transporter substrate-binding protein, whose protein sequence is MKLVRRRGLSKPILMAFAAAMIVAAAIVSLVIIPMITQRPSQPREEQPPQQPPAQPSGITLTVISRHPAEILVKARRMFLASEVAKRYNITDLKTIVLPPGLWEQYIRSGEADVAWGGGPTLFDSLFARGLLAPLTSAEALEAAAQIPDEIAGVPMKRVKDGKIYWVAAAISSFGFTVNHRRLRDYNLAVPRSWRDLASPELGRPLVQFGTAALSIADPTQSTSHTRMYEIILQRFGWEEGWRILTLMAANAEVYPGSEPARDAVIRGDVAVGITIDFYGYTAMNVNPDCEYIIPPGESIVNGDPIALVVGSKYPEAAQAFIAWVLTEGQAVWLDPGINRLPSNPRVFETAEGAKRPDLRRAYEATLQTPSIQFDDELALRYEPVMQWYFRSTLVDVNDYLKAVWKALLSRYFAGTITDEQFKAYVDRLTALLNFTDPDTQQTVTFTQEYAISIGERFVRDASFRDTLIMTWKRAAVSKYTSILQELGG, encoded by the coding sequence ATGAAGTTGGTTCGCAGGCGTGGGTTGTCTAAACCCATCTTGATGGCTTTCGCAGCGGCGATGATCGTAGCCGCCGCGATCGTTTCGCTAGTAATCATTCCCATGATAACTCAGCGACCCAGCCAGCCTCGGGAGGAGCAACCCCCGCAGCAGCCACCTGCGCAGCCCAGCGGCATAACCTTGACCGTGATCTCGAGGCATCCGGCGGAGATACTCGTCAAGGCTAGGAGGATGTTCCTGGCCAGCGAAGTTGCGAAGAGGTACAACATTACGGACCTCAAGACGATCGTTCTTCCACCCGGGCTATGGGAGCAGTACATAAGAAGCGGCGAGGCGGACGTCGCGTGGGGAGGGGGGCCGACGCTGTTTGATTCGCTCTTCGCTAGAGGGCTTCTCGCCCCTCTAACCAGCGCGGAAGCGTTGGAGGCCGCTGCCCAGATCCCCGACGAGATTGCCGGTGTCCCGATGAAGCGCGTGAAGGACGGGAAGATATACTGGGTTGCCGCAGCGATCTCCAGCTTCGGTTTCACCGTCAACCATAGGAGGCTGAGGGACTACAACCTCGCAGTACCGCGGAGCTGGAGGGATCTGGCCTCCCCGGAGCTGGGGCGCCCGCTCGTACAGTTCGGGACTGCGGCCCTATCGATCGCCGACCCGACGCAGAGCACCAGCCACACGAGGATGTACGAGATCATCCTCCAGAGGTTTGGGTGGGAGGAGGGGTGGAGGATCCTGACACTGATGGCGGCGAACGCGGAAGTCTACCCCGGCAGCGAGCCAGCGAGAGATGCCGTGATCAGGGGCGATGTCGCCGTCGGCATCACGATTGACTTCTACGGTTACACGGCGATGAACGTGAACCCCGACTGCGAGTACATAATACCCCCGGGTGAGAGCATCGTCAACGGGGACCCGATCGCGCTGGTGGTTGGCAGCAAGTACCCTGAGGCGGCGCAGGCTTTCATCGCTTGGGTGCTGACGGAGGGGCAGGCGGTGTGGCTCGACCCTGGGATCAACAGGCTACCTTCGAACCCGAGGGTCTTCGAGACGGCTGAGGGTGCGAAGAGGCCCGACCTGAGGAGGGCCTACGAGGCGACGCTGCAGACGCCCTCCATCCAGTTCGACGACGAGCTGGCGCTCCGCTACGAGCCGGTGATGCAGTGGTACTTCAGGTCGACCCTTGTCGACGTCAACGATTACCTGAAGGCGGTTTGGAAAGCCCTGCTGTCCAGGTACTTCGCCGGAACGATCACGGATGAGCAGTTCAAGGCTTACGTAGACCGGCTCACCGCCCTTCTCAACTTCACGGATCCAGATACTCAGCAGACGGTGACCTTTACGCAGGAGTACGCGATCTCGATCGGCGAGA